One genomic window of Methanobrevibacter sp. includes the following:
- the mer gene encoding 5,10-methylenetetrahydromethanopterin reductase, whose translation MKFGIEFVPQIPLDELVRLVKIAEDVGFEYAWITDHYNNKNVYETLALIAANTETIKMGPGVTNPYVRSPAISASAIATIDEISNGRATFGIGPGDKATFDALGIAWEKPVSTIKAAIADINTLLAGEKTEGGAQLGGAKKVQDAIPIYMGAQGPKMLETAGEIADGVLINASNPKDYEAAMPMIKKGIGDQAKDFDVAAYTATSIGPDSEAAKNAAKIVVAFIAAGSPPPVIERHGLPEGFNTQMGDFLAQGNFGGAIGAVTPEALDAFSVCGTPDEFIPKIEALADMGVTQYVAGSPVGKNVEESIKLLGDVIASF comes from the coding sequence ATGAAATTTGGTATAGAATTCGTACCTCAAATCCCGTTAGATGAACTCGTAAGATTAGTAAAAATAGCAGAAGACGTCGGTTTTGAATACGCATGGATCACTGACCACTACAACAACAAAAACGTATACGAAACCTTAGCATTAATTGCAGCAAACACTGAAACCATTAAAATGGGTCCTGGTGTAACCAACCCATACGTAAGAAGTCCTGCAATTTCCGCTTCCGCAATTGCTACTATTGACGAAATCTCTAATGGTAGAGCAACCTTTGGTATTGGTCCTGGTGACAAAGCAACCTTTGATGCATTAGGAATCGCTTGGGAAAAACCTGTATCCACTATCAAAGCAGCAATCGCAGACATTAACACCTTATTAGCAGGTGAAAAAACTGAAGGCGGTGCACAATTAGGTGGAGCTAAAAAAGTACAAGATGCAATCCCTATTTACATGGGTGCACAAGGTCCTAAAATGTTAGAAACCGCTGGTGAAATCGCTGACGGTGTATTAATTAACGCTTCCAACCCTAAAGATTATGAAGCAGCTATGCCTATGATCAAAAAAGGAATCGGCGACCAAGCAAAAGACTTCGATGTAGCAGCATATACTGCAACTTCCATTGGTCCTGACTCTGAAGCAGCTAAAAACGCAGCTAAAATTGTAGTTGCATTTATTGCAGCAGGTTCCCCACCTCCAGTAATTGAAAGACACGGATTACCTGAAGGATTCAACACCCAAATGGGTGACTTCTTAGCACAAGGTAACTTCGGTGGTGCTATTGGTGCTGTAACTCCAGAAGCACTCGACGCTTTCTCCGTATGTGGTACTCCTGATGAGTTCATTCCTAAGATTGAAGCATTAGCTGACATGGGTGTAACTCAATACGTAGCAGGATCCCCTGTAGGTAAAAACGTAGAAGAATCTATTAAATTATTAGGAGACGTAATTGCTAGCTTCTAA